The genome window TTGCTGTGAGTGGTCATCAATCATCAGGCTGGTCGATGTCGTGCCGTCTGAGCTTTTTTCCTTTAAGCTATCAAAGGATACATATTGGTAGCGGGCCCCTAATATCGGGCCATGCTCTAGTGCTTTATAGCTCGTGTAATAATTTAATTCGCCTTGGAAATTGAACGATAAACTATCAGCATCGCTATGCATGGTGCGGGTCGCACTCAGTAGATCCACCTGACGATCTAGGTCAGTTTTGCCTGCCGTTACCATCATAGAGGTGTTTATGTGTAATTGGTCATACTCTCTGTGGTGGAAAAGGCTGAGCCCCACGCTTTGGTAATCCACATCGCCACTGGAGTTTTCAAGATTAGCTTCATTCAAATGGATGGCAAAGCCTGTAGCGGACGTTTCGTTGGTTGGGATTAATATGCCGGCTGAAAACCGTAAAGGAACCTTGTCATAAGGGTCTGAGCTACTGATGTTGGCATCAATCCATAAGTTATCGGCGTTCTCTGCAATGTGAATATTCCTCAGCATGGTATGTAAATTCTGCTGAACAGTAGCACTTTCATTAATTGTTAGTTGATTAGCGGCATTGGCCAAGGCCGATCCATTAAGCATGCTGTATACATAATCGCTGATCAATTGATGGCCAGCGACAGTGGGGTGTGCAAAATCGGCAAAGGCATACAGCCATTCATCACCGGCAGTATAAGTTTCGCCTTCGATGCAAAATAGAGCTGATTCAACCGTGGGGCACAACGCCGTGGTTGTATTGAGCAATCCATACTGCGTTGGATTAGCTTGCAGCTCAGTGAACAGTCGATCAATATCCATCGGGATAACGGTAACCCCAGATGCTGCGGCTTGGGTGAAAAGTTGCTGATTATATGACTTGGTGAGCGTCGAGATTTGCACGATTTGTTCAGCGCTTAAGCTGCTAGCAGTGGGTGTATTAGTTATATCTGGGATGCTTGGTAGTAAAATATACTGAGCACCTGCGCCTTCTAGCCTAGTGATGGCTCCCATGTTATTGGCGACCATGCCGCCTAAATAAGCGGGAACATCGGCCGCTGCCACATTACCTTCTAACATCCATAGAAAATCATTGCCACCAGCCCATAAAGAGTACAAAGCGTTGTGGTCTGCCTGACCATTTACACTGCCTAAATAGGTATCGACTTGATCAACTAGAGACATCGCAGTGGTAAATGAGTAGCCTTCTCCTTGTATGCGAGCACCGCCTTGAGCGTAGTTATTCCCACCTTGGTTAACCGGGGAGGCATTAAACCCATATCGTTCTGCGATGTTTTCGGCCCAAACGTTTCCAGGCGAAGTAGTAAACTTGCCTTCTCCCGTATAATTTGGGCTGGTTGAGAGTAAAAAAGGTAAGTAGGTACCCGAATCGGAGAGGCTATCGCCAAAAAAAAACATGTCGCTGTAATCCGCCGCTGCTGTCTGTACAGACAATGCAGCGACAAGACAACAAACCTTATCCATGGTCTTCATCATTCATCCTTAAACTGTGTTATTAAAATAATTAGCGGATTTTCTCTATTTAATGAATTAATTAAATAAAGAGTCTCCTTGTTGGTCGATTAGCAACTTAGCCTTACGAAAGGTTTCTTGTTGGCATAGCGCCTCACTGGGAAATTGGTCGGCACGGATAAAGTTATGTGATAACTCATCTTTGGTGACGGTTCCGTTTATTCTGTATTGGCCATTTTCTGATAACGGTTGAGCCGTAATGACATATCCTTTGTATTGTTCTGTTTGGTAATTTTTTTCTCTACTTTCTTTAGTTGAAAACAATGAAGTAAGGATATTAATTATTGACATGATTTTATGACTATTTCGGTCGTTTAAAGCTGCAAACTATAAAGGTTTTTTAAAAAGGTTTGAAGTTTTAATGCAATGCAAAATTTTCTGCTATTCTTTAGTTAAGCTTATATTCAGATTATGGTTCATGGATGGCAACTAAAGACTATAAAGTTTCATTTTGGAACAGCGTAGCGCTGATGGCGCTTGGGGGTATATTTGCATTTGAGGCAGCAAAAGCGTCTGATAATAATGACAAATACCTAACTCCTGTTACATTGCAACTGCAGTGGTATCATCAATTTCAATTTGCAGGTTATTACGCCGCGCTACACAAAGGTTTTTATGAGGCTGCAGGGCTAGATGTCACCATCAAAGATGGGGGCTACGACGCTAAAGGGAATGCAATTATACCTGAAGCTGAGGTGGTTTTTAATCGAGCTCAATTTGGTATAACGCGAACTGATTTGCTCATAAATCATAGCCAGGGCCTTCCTGTTGCTGTGATTGCCAACGTAATGCAACACTCTCCCTATGTATTCATGACGCTAAAGGACTACGGTTTCTCTAGTCTAGAGGAGATAGGTCTTAATCGACCGGTCACGTTAAATTTGCCTTCGGTCAGCGATGGACGCAATGATGCTGAAGCTATGGCTGCTTTGAAAGTCGCTCATGTTGAGC of Neptunomonas phycophila contains these proteins:
- a CDS encoding autotransporter domain-containing protein, with amino-acid sequence MMKTMDKVCCLVAALSVQTAAADYSDMFFFGDSLSDSGTYLPFLLSTSPNYTGEGKFTTSPGNVWAENIAERYGFNASPVNQGGNNYAQGGARIQGEGYSFTTAMSLVDQVDTYLGSVNGQADHNALYSLWAGGNDFLWMLEGNVAAADVPAYLGGMVANNMGAITRLEGAGAQYILLPSIPDITNTPTASSLSAEQIVQISTLTKSYNQQLFTQAAASGVTVIPMDIDRLFTELQANPTQYGLLNTTTALCPTVESALFCIEGETYTAGDEWLYAFADFAHPTVAGHQLISDYVYSMLNGSALANAANQLTINESATVQQNLHTMLRNIHIAENADNLWIDANISSSDPYDKVPLRFSAGILIPTNETSATGFAIHLNEANLENSSGDVDYQSVGLSLFHHREYDQLHINTSMMVTAGKTDLDRQVDLLSATRTMHSDADSLSFNFQGELNYYTSYKALEHGPILGARYQYVSFDSLKEKSSDGTTSTSLMIDDHSQQSTLLYAGWHFAAINDINSNFSPYLDITWHYRTNEDDDALVLALVDYENNQFSTPTQKTDKSYGLIETGASWKLSDKVALQGRLSYRSGDSQQENVSAGLSALISF
- a CDS encoding HlyU family transcriptional regulator, which gives rise to MSIINILTSLFSTKESREKNYQTEQYKGYVITAQPLSENGQYRINGTVTKDELSHNFIRADQFPSEALCQQETFRKAKLLIDQQGDSLFN